The genomic window TAATATCAACCGAATCAACCCTTCGGTTAATATCCACCGAAGCAACCCTACATTCGGTTCGTGGATACCGAACGATGTCAACACCACgttcggttcgcagttaccgaaatgttTCAAGATGTCAAAAGActtcggtttttataaaccgcagtaccccccaagggtaaaaacggaaattcagggggtataaaagaaatgaggggggtcgggagagaaaacttcatCTATGATATGAATGTAGCTTTCaaaagaattgattttgtcAAAAAGGATTAGTGGTGCATCTTGTTCCTTTTTGCCTTTCACTCTCAtgtaattaattttgatataaaataataataaagaaataaagaaatctAGCAAATATTTAATGATAAGAATTAATCCCAACccttaaaataattaatccCAACTCTTATGTCTATGAACGATGAATTAAGTGATTTTACTCTTGAAATTTGAAAGTGTCGTACAAAGTTTGAGCCAACTTGGTAACCGAATTGAATCCTATCATCGTCACCACTCTCACCATGAATTGAAATATTGAATCCTTCGTGTGAAGGATGAACCCTAACCCCTTTTCATCTCAATTATTTTGAATCTCAAATTgggaccaacaccctttgtttTTTGGGTAAGAAGATCTTTGGTTATTCATTTCTTCATCACATTGCAATGCTATTTTTCTTAtcttgtttattattattttttttctcaaatcaattattgatgtttttgtttgttgtaGATAGAAATCACATTCCAAAGATTATTGGGTACTTTTCCTCGAACGCAACAATGGTAATTTCTCAAACTCTTCTATCCTGAAAATACAATATGCCTTACATCATTGAATTCAATATATTTATActtaaaactatattttttttaatgggaaATGTTAATCGGTGACCCGAGGCAATGGTTAAAGAAATAAAAGTAGTAATATATAATCTTGAAAACAGTGCTTTCAATgccttaaaattttaataaagaaTTTTTTCTACttaaaacttttgtttttgtttccatTCTTGTTTCCTTAACCATTCCCCGGGCACCGTTTAGCATGACCTTCTAATTTAACGAAGTTACATTAGTTTGAGTTTCAAGATTCTCTATGTTAAGAAATCTCATGTCGGTTGTGAGTGTCTGTGTCTGGTTATGTGAGTGTCTGGATAAAGTAGaggcaattctcaccttacaagtcggttttgtaaggatgagtaaCTCATATCCAGGCACTCTCacaatcgatgtgagacttcttaacactcTCAATGGACCTACCTAGCTATGATTCTTGTAAACATACATAGATACATATATACACTAACTAACATAGTTTGTTTTGATAATTCGTGTATGTACTCTCTATTTGAATATGAATATATCTTATCTAAAGGgaagaaaacaaacaaagtcTACTCGCCGAAAACTGACTGGCGCGTGCACGGAGCCAGATAGAATTAGTTGCTTACCAGGTCACATAATAGACAGGATTCTGTCACATTTGCCAATTAAGGAAGCAGTGAGAACAAGTGTATTATCCAGCAAATGGATGAACAAATGGTACACAATACCAAATCTCGTGTTTGATAGAAAATGTATCTCTGCCATAGCTTCTGAAGACCCTTTAGTTTTTGAGAGCAAGTATTTGAAAATTGTTGATCATGTACTTTTACTTCATACTGGGCCAATCAACATGTTCAAGTTCTCTGATTGCGGTCGTGATTTCATTAGTGAGAGTGTTGTGACTGATATTGCTCGGTGGATTCGTCATCTAATCGGAAGGTCTATTAAAGAGCTTGTGTTGGAAGTTGTTATAGAGGAACGCTATAAGTTTAAGTTACCTCGGTGCTTATTCTCTTGTCAAAGTTTACAAcgtataaaattatattctggTTGGCTTAAACCTCCAACAACGTTTAAAGGCTTTAGGAACCTAAAAATTCTTGAGCTATATCACATTACAATAACTCAAAATGCTTTGGAAAACTTGATATCAAGCTGCCCTATACTTGAACATTTGACATTGATAGGTCTTGACGATCTAACTGAAATTAAAATTCATGCACCAAATCTGAAGATTCTTGGCATCCTCGGTGAATTTGTGGATTTTAGCTTTGAGAACACTTTTCAATTAACCGAGTTAAGTTTGTTGTTTCACTCTCAAAGAAATCAAAGTAGATTGAGTGGATGCTCAAGCAATTTGCTCAAATTTTCTGCTCATCTACCTCACATACAACACCTTGACATTAGTAGCGGTTTTTTGAAGGTAAAATGTTCAAGCATTTCAACGTTGAATTTCAATGAACTGCAATCTGATTTGGAGtcattcttttgttttgttcagtATTTGGCTGCAGGTGTTGTGCCAGTAATGCTTCCTACACCATGTATCAATTTAAGATTTCTTTTCATGTGCATAAGGTTCAATGACATGAATGAAGTTTTGGCTGCTCTTTGTTTGCTTAGAAGCTCGCCTAATCttcaaaaattagaaataattGTAAGTACTCATATTGTTTGGtctgatttttcttttctttctaatttgTGGTTGGACTTGCAcatcttgtttttgtttttatggtcTCTAGAATTTGCAAACCATTTGCTTGTCATGTCTTGAAACTTGGAAGTTTGTCTCTAAGACTCATAGATGTGAGTTATGATGATTGCTAAGAGAAGTTATGAATCACGATTCAAAAAGAAGTTACGAATCATTTACAGTTTAGATAGAGTTAGTTTCATTTACAGTTTGTCTCTTCTTTTGTCTTTATTAATCTATACGATATCTTTAGAGTTTTAAAATGCTCTATGTAACTCTTATTGCATGTAGGCAGAGCATGGGAAGCAAACTATCCTGCCAACACCCGACTCCTATTGTTGGGAAGAAATCTTTTCGGGGCCAGCCGTTCCCATCTCCGTTCGACATGTGAATATAGAGGGTATCTCTGGCATCAAATTCGAATTAGATTTTATCAGATTTCTACTTATGTATTCTTCTGTGCTAGAAAAAATGATTGTGAAGCCTGGTTTAAACGTCAGACCTGAGTTGATGACAGAACTAATCCGGTTCAAGAGAGCATCGGGACAAGCTGAAGTTATTTACAATGGGGAAGACTCTGTTAATTACGGTGGGGAAGACTTTCCGTAATGTTTTATATCCTCctcaaatatttctttttgtttatcTAGTACAAGTGttagattttaattatattcCTCTTATACATTGTGATAGGCATTATCTAGGTCATGATCCTTAAGGATTCTACAGTCAACCAAAACTTTTCATCAGATATACTTCATTATATATATCTGTAATGCTTAAAGGGGATTAGCATAGATTAGCATTCTAACATGCCTCTTTAACATTCTGCTGTCAACGTGATCATCTTTAACATGCTTCTCATCATTGGTAACCTTAGTGACAGTACTATGGTTTCATCATGCATGATTGGAGATTGCCAGATGacctattttaaaaacttttttaattttaaaataacacaTCATCAAACTTAatgtttggatattttaaaataaactgaGCGAAGcaaaatggaatggagtggattTCATTCCGTTGTTTGGATACTCTATGTTTAAATAGAATATTATTTCTATTCTATTTTTTGAAAACTGGGCGGAGCAGAATAggttataaattttatcttttcgaaaaaatactattattatgtaaaatatattaatcGCGTTCTATTCTATTTTCTCTTTGGgtgttatgaataaaaattgcATGGTTGGGCCTCTTGAGTTCTAAAAGGATGACCTTCTAGTGGTAATCACTTCATTTTGCTTTCCTTATAACAATCATCTTGTTATTGCTATTGTTGATTAGCAAATTTAATCCAATATATTAAAGCACACATGTTTATTAATACATGGAATAACATATAgttataatttcataaaatttgaaaaaatgagaaaacaaaaataaattgaaacatAAGGAATATAGTTAAAGAGACGGTGAAAATTAGGAGGAGGAAGTGATTGAGAGGATGCTTCTGATGAAAACCGTCAAGCAGACAAAATGCTGAAATAAAAGTTAAACAAATTAGTAGGAAcaataaaataacattaaagtaatcaataaaaaatatctaTAGTTTAgagttttaaaatttgaatttttttttataagatataagaACATAACACGTACCAAAGATTATGATTATGCAAAAGCAAAAAAAACCCTTTGGTATGGAGTTGTTGAAGAAATCAGCAACGGGACGGACGAAAACAACAACGGAAACAACAACAATGGTGACAAGTAAGTGAAAGATGATGGTAGAGTAAACTTTCCGAATGAAGGATAATCTCTCCACGTCCACGTCTCCTTCTACAGCCATTTTCACTATGCAACTGCAACTTCAATGCTGCTGCAGAGGACGAAGGTTTGTAAGAGAATATCttgttgaattcaaagataTTGGTTATGGTTATATAAATgcctcaatatatttttttcttaacaaaATCCACTAAGGATTCAAATTTCTAATCAAATCTTTTAAGGGTTATTATGTATCAAGTTTGTTAAAATCATTGGTAAATTTGAGGGTATTAGCTTTGACAACACTCCTCAATTGGCTAAGCTAGTTGTTGATCAAACTAGTCAAAGTAAATCGCATGGATGCTCTAGCAATTTGGTCAAGTTTTTCGATCAGCTACCCAACATTGAGATGCTACTGATTATTTCCTATTTTATAAAGGTATAATGCTCAAGCATATGAATGTTGAAAGTAACTCAAACATTGGTGTTTAAGCTTTCCCCACGCCCACCCCCCTACAATTTTATGATGAACCAAAATCATGTGCATGCAACGCCTGATATGTTTAAAGTGACTCTTCTGTTTTGCTTCAGTATTTGTTTGCAGATGCTGTGCCAGTAAAGCTTCCTACACCCTGTATCAATCTAACAACTCTTTTGCATAAGCATAAACTTTAACGACTTGAAGGAAATTTTGGCCATTCTTTGCTTGCTCAATAGCTCGCCTAATCTTCAAAGATTCGGAATCTATGTGAGTACCCCTTTAGCTTGTGTTGACTTtgctttcctttcttttttctgGTTGCACTCGCACATCCTGTTTTAGTTTTATGTAAAGTTATTAAGCTCTACAATTTGCGTATCTTTTTTGCTTTAAGCATTTGTCTAGTCTCTAGTCTTACTAGTCTTATAAGACTATAGACTAGTGTGTGAGTTACAATTGCTAAACCATTCAAAATTGTGTATGTGATCCATTGGAGAATAGATTATAGGAAGGTGGTGGCTGCAGATTTTATGATAGTTACTATGCATTTCTTATGCTTAATCTCTGCAAAGGTATTTAAGTTTACTCTATCAAtgtattttttgagttttcacTTAGCATTTCTTATGCTtggtttattattattaatgtcaCATTTTGcttcattaaaaatttaaaatcaattgCAACTTAGATATTTAGTTGCAGAATTATTAGATTAGTGTCTATAAATTAGAGACTTGTGTACCTCGTTTTAGAGTTTTAATATGCTCTAAGCTATCTTATGTGTATAACATTTTCCATTTTGATCCATGAATTTGTAAAAATTGCGTGTAGGCACGACTCGAAGAGCTCGCTGACCATTTATCGCCTGTCTCAAATTGCAACTTGTAAAGATACAAGACATATCAGGTACCAAATCTGAATtagattttatcatatttatacTTCTTTATTCACCCTTGCTCAAAAAAATGATTGTGAAGCCTGTTATAAACGTCACGTCGGAGTTGATGACAGAAGTAATCCGATTCAGGAGAGTGTCGGACAAGCGGAAGTTATTTACCTTATGAAAGACTCttcataatgttttttattctcCTCAAATCATCTTGTGTATTATGATGACTTATGACAATATATTAAGGCCAAATACATGGGTCTTTTTTTGCGTTCGTTGGAATTGCCTTGAAAATGAATGCAGGAAAACAGAGTATGGGGACTGCCCTGCGCTAGTCGCAGACCCCCTTGCGCCAGGCGCAATACGAAATGGAAATTTTTTTGGTGTTTTCTGCTGTGAGCTGCGATACTAGGGTGGGGCTGAGGGTGGCCACGGCCCTCCCCcaccccaaaaaaataattttttataggtatattattaattcaaatatattattgatgattttaagAAATTCTATACAcgtatttgtacaaatattaatgtaaatatttgttTAGAGTTTATTTTTAATGACTATAAGAAACTCAACATATATATTAGTTCAAAgtattagtgcaaatattagtttatattctattattgatgattttcaCTCTGTATATATAGGTAGagtattatttttaagttatatagtttaattttataataatgaagTTTGATTTTGTTCGTCCAAAAATAACGCATatctaattgaatttataatattgagTAAAATTAACTGAACCAACCTATATAAATAagttctgggttcgatccccagctcattttaaaccaaaaaaaaagagtatataaatatgaacataacatcttatttgcttaaaaaaagtcTTATTTGAACACAAATTTGaccaacatatatttttatatataatattattttggtatttaatttgtatattaaaaaaaattgtggccccccccaaattatttttttccggTTCCGCCACTGGGCGCAGCCTTGCTGCTATAAATGCTATTTTGTTTTTCTGCTGCATTTTTTGAGAGAGAAGGAGGCgaaaattagggtttttgaTCCAATATCAAGTCTAGAAGCAAGAGGGTTTATCTTGGGTTATTTCTAGTGTTTGAATCTCTTGTCACGGGAGGAGattcgggaaaagggtagaatttaggaaaactctaaattcttgcaactcttgcattcaatctttgtaatcaagctttCATTGATAGTGAAACGGAGTCTCTCTTCCCCAGACTAGGTTGTTataaccgaactgggtaaacaatttattcATGGCTTTTATCGCTTTTGGTAGTGTTagcttttgttgatttattcCTTATTCTCATTCAttgttgatttgtttgtttcaattcatttgtcccacacactaagtattattggtgtgattttttgGTTCGA from Trifolium pratense cultivar HEN17-A07 linkage group LG1, ARS_RC_1.1, whole genome shotgun sequence includes these protein-coding regions:
- the LOC123916087 gene encoding F-box/FBD/LRR-repeat protein At1g13570-like isoform X2, coding for MGRKQTKSTRRKLTGACTEPDRISCLPGHIIDRILSHLPIKEAVRTSVLSSKWMNKWYTIPNLVFDRKCISAIASEDPLVFESKYLKIVDHVLLLHTGPINMFKFSDCGRDFISESVVTDIARWIRHLIGRSIKELVLEVVIEERYKFKLPRCLFSCQSLQRIKLYSGWLKPPTTFKGFRNLKILELYHITITQNALENLISSCPILEHLTLIGLDDLTEIKIHAPNLKILGILGEFVDFSFENTFQLTELSLLFHSQRNQSRLSGCSSNLLKFSAHLPHIQHLDISSGFLKVKCSSISTLNFNELQSDLESFFCFVQYLAAGVVPVMLPTPCINLRFLFMCIRFNDMNEVLAALCLLRSSPNLQKLEIIAEHGKQTILPTPDSYCWEEIFSGPAVPISVRHVNIEGISGIKFELDFIRFLLMYSSVLEKMIVKPGLNVRPELMTELIRFKRASGQAEVIYNGEDSVNYGGEDFP
- the LOC123916087 gene encoding F-box/FBD/LRR-repeat protein At1g13570-like isoform X4; amino-acid sequence: MGRKQTKSTRRKLTGACTEPDRISCLPGHIIDRILSHLPIKEAVRTSVLSSKWMNKWYTIPNLVFDRKCISAIASEDPLVFESKYLKIVDHVLLLHTGPINMFKFSDCGRDFISESVVTDIARWIRHLIGRSIKELVLEVVIEERYKFKLPRCLFSCQSLQRIKLYSGWLKPPTTFKGFRNLKILELYHITITQNALENLISSCPILEHLTLIGLDDLTEIKIHAPNLKILGILGEFVDFSFENTFQLTELSLLFHSQRNQSRLSGCSSNLLKFSAHLPHIQHLDISSGFLKYLAAGVVPVMLPTPCINLRFLFMCIRFNDMNEVLAALCLLRSSPNLQKLEIIAEHGKQTILPTPDSYCWEEIFSGPAVPISVRHVNIEGISGIKFELDFIRFLLMYSSVLEKMIVKPGLNVRPELMTELIRFKRASGQAEVIYNGEDSVNYGGEDFP
- the LOC123916087 gene encoding F-box/FBD/LRR-repeat protein At1g13570-like isoform X3 — protein: MNISYLKGRKQTKSTRRKLTGACTEPDRISCLPGHIIDRILSHLPIKEAVRTSVLSSKWMNKWYTIPNLVFDRKCISAIASEDPLVFESKYLKIVDHVLLLHTGPINMFKFSDCGRDFISESVVTDIARWIRHLIGRSIKELVLEVVIEERYKFKLPRCLFSCQSLQRIKLYSGWLKPPTTFKGFRNLKILELYHITITQNALENLISSCPILEHLTLIGLDDLTEIKIHAPNLKILGILGEFVDFSFENTFQLTELSLLFHSQRNQSRLSGCSSNLLKFSAHLPHIQHLDISSGFLKYLAAGVVPVMLPTPCINLRFLFMCIRFNDMNEVLAALCLLRSSPNLQKLEIIAEHGKQTILPTPDSYCWEEIFSGPAVPISVRHVNIEGISGIKFELDFIRFLLMYSSVLEKMIVKPGLNVRPELMTELIRFKRASGQAEVIYNGEDSVNYGGEDFP
- the LOC123916087 gene encoding F-box/FBD/LRR-repeat protein At1g13570-like isoform X1, which gives rise to MNISYLKGRKQTKSTRRKLTGACTEPDRISCLPGHIIDRILSHLPIKEAVRTSVLSSKWMNKWYTIPNLVFDRKCISAIASEDPLVFESKYLKIVDHVLLLHTGPINMFKFSDCGRDFISESVVTDIARWIRHLIGRSIKELVLEVVIEERYKFKLPRCLFSCQSLQRIKLYSGWLKPPTTFKGFRNLKILELYHITITQNALENLISSCPILEHLTLIGLDDLTEIKIHAPNLKILGILGEFVDFSFENTFQLTELSLLFHSQRNQSRLSGCSSNLLKFSAHLPHIQHLDISSGFLKVKCSSISTLNFNELQSDLESFFCFVQYLAAGVVPVMLPTPCINLRFLFMCIRFNDMNEVLAALCLLRSSPNLQKLEIIAEHGKQTILPTPDSYCWEEIFSGPAVPISVRHVNIEGISGIKFELDFIRFLLMYSSVLEKMIVKPGLNVRPELMTELIRFKRASGQAEVIYNGEDSVNYGGEDFP